A single genomic interval of Deltaproteobacteria bacterium harbors:
- a CDS encoding GTP-binding protein, with translation MAKEKFKRTKPHVNVGTIGHIDHGKTTLTAAITKHASLRGNATYVPFDQIDKAPEERERGITIATA, from the coding sequence ATGGCGAAAGAAAAATTTAAGCGAACGAAACCACATGTAAATGTAGGTACGATTGGTCATATAGATCACGGGAAGACGACATTGACAGCAGCGATCACCAAGCATGCATCATTAAGAGGGAATGCGACTTATGTACCGTTTGATCAGATAGACAAGGCGCCTGAGGAAAGAGAGCGCGGGATTACCATTGCGACCGC